AATGTTATCAATGTCACACTCTTAGACACAAAATACCTACAAATAGGTTACAAAATGATGGAGAAACGAGCATAGATACAAGTGAGACAAAAATCCCTGCTAAGGTATTATTCTATTTCCCATTGAAACCAAGATTGCAAAGGCTATTCATATCTTCAAAAATTACCTCCTTTATGAAATGGCATAAGGAGGACCGAATTAAAGATGGATACATGCGGCACCCGGCAGATTCTCCAGCTTGGCAGACTTTTGACTTCAAGCATCCTGAGTTTGCTAAAGATCCACATAATGTTAGACTTGGATTAGCATGTGATGGATTTAACCCATTTAGGACAATGAGTAGTACTCATAGTACTTGGCCAGTTATCCTAATGCCATACAACCTCCCTCCTTGGATGTGTATGAAACAACCTTTTTTCATGTTATCGTTGCTCATCCCTGGCCCTTCACCACTTGGAAATAACCTTGATGTATACTTACAACCTTTGATAGAGGAGTTAAAGGAATTATGGGATGGGGTAAACACATATGATGTATCTActaaggaaaattttaaaatgcgTGCAGCTATTATGTGGACTATTAGTGATTTGCCTGCCTATGCTAACTTATCTGGATGGAGCACAAAAGGAAAGCTTGCTTGCCCCTCATGTCATAAGTATACATGTTCTGAACGATTGCAAAAAAGTGGGAAATCATGTTACATGGGTCATCGAAGATTCTTGGATGTTGATCATGCCTTTCgtaaagataagaaaaattttGATGGTGAGGAAGAACATAAAAAGGCACCTCCACGCTTAACTGGCTCTATGGTGTTAGATGAATTGAACAGATTCAAcataaaatttggaaaacaagTGAGTGATAATCCAAAATTGCCTTACAATTGGAAAAAGAGAAGCATTTTCTTTGAGTTGCCCTATTGGAAGGATAATTTAGTGCGCCACAATCTTGATGTaatgcatattgagaaaaatgtgTGCGATAGTATTCTTGGGACCTTGTTGAATCTAGATGGGAAGACAAAGGATCACAAGAATGAACGTCTTGATTTACAAGTGAAGAATATTAAAAGTGAACTTCGCCCGAGAGAAGATTGTTCTTTACCGCCTGCTTgttttttaatgaataaaaaagaaaaagagatttgGCAAAGTGTTAAAGAAAGTGAAAGTTCCTGATGGGTATGCTGGAAATATTTCAAGGTGTGTACAACTTAAACCTTTCAAAATATTAGGTCTTAAGAGTCATGACAATCACATTTTGATGCAACAATTACTTCCATTAGCATTGCGAAGGGTCTTACCCCAGCATGTTCGAAAGCCCTTGATTGAGTTATGCCAGTACTTCAAAAATCTTTGTTCAAAATCACTCTACTCTGTTGATTTGGTTCAAATGGAATACCAAATTGCATTAATACTTTGTCACCTAGAAAGGATTTTCCCTCCATCATTCTTTGATATTATGGTGCATTTACCAATTCACTTAGCAACAGAAGCTAAACTTGCTGGGCCTGTGCATTATCGTTGGATGTATCCTATTGAGAGGTAAGTAATACTCATTGCTTCTaatttgtcaaattttatttagatatcaTTCATTTGAAAGCAAACATAATTACTTTTTCATCATTGGGCATCTTATAGGTACTTGTCCACATTGAAGTCATATGTAAGAAACAGATCTCATCCAGAGGGTTCCATTGCTGAAGGTTATTTAGCAAATGAATGTTTAATCTTTTGTTCTAGATATTTTGATGACATTGAAACCAAATTCAATCGGCCAAGTAGAAATTCTGATGAAGGAAATGTTAGCAATGTTGAGTTACCAATATTTGTAATGCAAGGACGATCATTTGGAAAAGAAGAGATTGTTGTTTTAAATAGAGAAACATTAGAAATGGCACATAAATATGTGTTGTTTAATTGTGATGCAATTCAAGAATTTATTCAGTaagtcaaaaattattttccattaattttaatagaGTATAAATAGCTCTTTTGTATCCTTATATTCTACTATATGCACAGACAACATGAGACtataataaacaatcaataTCCTCGTCTTTCTAAACGACAAAGGGCTATTAAACACACCGAGGAATTTACTTCATGGTTTAGTGACACAGTAAGTTTTTATTCAGTAACcttggtttcaatttttttaatttatttatttatttttgttttcataatcTTATCCTTCATTTATTTAGGTTGGAGAAATGTTTGCTGCTGGAAATGAGGATATATTTGAAGAGCTTCGAGCTCTTGCTCAAGGTCCTAATTGTGTTGCAAGAAAGTACAAGGGTTTTATTATTAATGGTTTTAGATTTCATGTGAAAGAAGttgaggaaaagagaaaaactcaaaattgtgGGGTTATTGTTACTGCCAAGACAGAAAGTTATGCTAGCATAAGGGATAACAACCCCATATCAGGAGATGTCACATGTTATGGAGTtctaaatgatattttagagtTAGATTATCTCAGTGGTAAAAAAGTGACGCTATTCAATTGTGATTGGGTTtctcaaagaagtggaaagaaagaagatgatgatggtttCACCTTTGTCAATTTCACTAGACTCATGCCCACAGATGAGCCATTTATATTAGCTTCTCAAGCACAACAAGTGTTTTATGTGGAAGACCCTACAGAAAAAGACTGGCATGTTGTAATAAGAACCACACCTAGAGACCAATTTGATCAAAAAGTCAATTCATGTGACGATGATATAGAGACTCAGTTGCAAAGCCATGCATGCAATCCTCAAATTCAAGATGGTGACATCAATGTTGATATTACATGGGCTAGGGAGCATGATGAATTTGATGCTTATGGTTGATATggttcattattatttttttatgttataactTTGTACAACTTTCAATTCTATGCTTTTCTAAATTGAGTTTGTAGTTTTTAATGCTTTCTCCTTTGGGTTTTATGTgcaattaattcattttttgttgtAGAAAACTATATATTAAGATTGTGTTGTCTTAATTAGCTATTTCAATTATCTAAATACTATGTGTTGTTCCATTAGTTTGGTACATAGAATCATTGTTATATAAAAGTGAGTATTGCTACATTCACACAAATTCAGCTTGATGGCACCAAGGACTAGAATTGGACGTATGTCTGATGGGTTGGACTCAAACCAGTTAAGAAGAGATTTAAGCAACACTCAAACCAATACAGTCTCAGGTAATCTATCAACTTTTTTAATTCAGCTTTGCTCATTTCACTTTATACTTCTATAATGTTTTGGAATAGACAATGGTATCAAGAAGAATGTACGAGGGCTAACATTTATGCGAAAAATTTGGGCTCGAGATAAGCAAGAGGTTATTCAAGTTGAATTTAATGACTTAGGGTAACCTATTGATGAAAAGTCATCAAGTGAATTAGCTCATTTCTTAGGGGCTATAGCACGCAATGGAAGATACGCACCATTACATTATAAGAATTGGATCAAAGTACCTCAAACTTATAAAAAAGAGATGCTGACCCAAGTTTAGGTATTGGTGTACTTCGTTCTttatattataacaatattGTATAATATCTTTGTTCTTACTTATTCTTCTATCAAAttgatttgtgtttttttagGAAAAGTTTCAATTCCTCCTGGTCAAGAGGATTGGATATTGAAATCCATCGCCAAAAAGTGGAGAAATTGGAAATCTTTCGTGAAAACAAACTATTATGATCCAAATGTATCTCTTGTTGAACAAATGAAAAATGTTCCTGAAAGAGTTCATGAAGACCAATGGAAGGAGTTGGTAACTTTTTGGAATTCTGATGCATCAAAGGTGTGTGTAAAGTTATACTTTAACTTGTggtatttttcaattaattactCTTACAAACTTTGCCATGTATTCTAGAGAGTTAGTGATAGGAATAAAGTGAGTCGAGGACATCAAAAAATGGTACACTGAAAGGGTAAGATGAGTTTCGCTAGAGTGGCAGAGAAAAAGGTAACATCTACTTCCTTTCAAAATGCTAtgtataattgaattttaatgaaataaatattattttttttctcattaattaTATTTGTCATGATTGGAAGTGTTCAATTTTATATCTTTGTTTAActattgtataatatataaatatttacattgTATGCAGAAAAAGGAACTTGGCTATTACCCATCACGCTCTACCTTGTTCATTGAGTGTTACTCAAAAGGTGAAACTCCAGGAAATGAGGCAACTAGTCAAGCAATGGtaatagttaaataaaaataataataatttatttttccatttgtttatatttattctttgaatataatttttttttgtagggaGCAATGCGTGAGTTAACTATTAATGCTCCAAAAGGTCCACGAAATgaccaaaatgaaaatgatatttacTCTCAAATTATGGGAAAGGAGAAAGCTGGGCATGTACGTATGTATGGCTTAGGTGTTTGTCCTTCAGATCTTTATGGTCCAACACCTAGTCGCACAACGTCTCATAGGCTTGCTATGAGTTATAAGAATGAATTGGAGATGATGGAGGAACAATACATGAATATGAATGAGTAGCTACAAGAATTGAGAGCTATGTgcatggaaaatagggaaacacCTAGTAATAGTCATCCTACGCCATATTTGAACCCCTCTAATCTTGTGTCATCTCCTCACAGCAATATGGGTTTTTCTTCACCAACTTCAACTGGCCAACCAATTCGGGTAATTTTCTCACTATCTTCTTCATTGTAGTAGTTATGCACATTCGAGGACTACGACTTAAAATTGTTGTTTGGGACATTGTAACTTTAGGTTTTGACCCATTCGATGGTCTTTTCTTTCTATTTAGTTTCatatctcttttttctctccttttGTTTTCCATTATTCTATTTATGATGAGTTTTACAAGTAGTGTGATGCTgcttaaatttttgttttatatatgttaCTTTTTTGTTGAGGATGTTGCTGGATATTGAACTTGTATTATCCATTGTTATTTTGTTGATAGGTTCAAAACATAATTTGtttgaaaagtataaatgaCCCAACTCAAATTGTAGCAAAAGAAATTGTCCAGAGTATTAATCCATCCACAGAGGTTGGTGGATCACGGCTAGGACCTAATTGGTGTGAGGTACATATTCAAGTGGCAGTAGAGTGGGATGAAGAATTGATAAGAAGATATAGAATGTTTGAAACCATTGGAGATGCCCTTGGAGCACATGTTGCATGGCCATTGTTCTTGGTacaattatacttttatattgttgatttcatctttctttagaaaaactttgtttctattttactaagatatttttactttctttgtGTAGGTTGAACGTGATGAAAGTGATTAGAGTTCAATAGATCATGGAgattagttgtttttttttttttttgttataatggATGACAAATGACGATAATTGTTAGATTTATGGATTTTTggagtaattattttttttgacaaatcaaTCATAGACCATGGAGGTATTggttttgtatatgtatatgtgaagTGGTTTTATTATGTGGTTTGGATTACTAAATTAGATGAAGAGATTTGTGACTATGTTGGTTGATATCAGGTTTCagaattcaaaaatttgttCACCACATCAAcctcttttgaaaaaaaaaagtgtttaaatttatagttgttttagaggcatttttaaatgtcatcaggtacttaaatttatagttgtttttgaggcatttttgaaTGCCATTACatgcttaaatttatagttgttttcGAGGTATTTTTGAATGCCATTATATACTTAAATTTACAGTTGTTTTCGAGGCATTTTTGAATGCCATTACatgtttaaatttatagttgttttcAAGGCATTTTTAAACGCCATTACatgcttaaatttatagttgttttcAAGGCATTTTTGAATGCCATTACatgcataaatttataattatttttgaagcaTTTTTAAATGTCATTACATGCATAAATTTACAGTTGTTTTCgaggcatttttaaatgtcatTACATGTAAAGTGCAGGGATCTATCTTGGTGGATTTACACAGCATTTATAAGTGTCTCAATAAGTTTTTGGGGCATGATTACATGCGACACttttgttagtgccctaatagctaaaatgccccaataaactACATATTAGGGCATTTTTAAATGACTCTTAAACCCAAAATTGTTGTAGGGGTtggtgttttttatttaaaaatttttaaaaattaagtattaaaacttacatgatatttcaaaaatttacacggttgatatttagaatacttaaaaataaagtattaaatgctttaaaaaaattaaattttaaaaaaattaaaaatatcaaagattcaacaccaaatactttgatatcattatttgaataaagttttacactaaaaacagtatttgatcatcaatgatttaaaaaataaatttttatttcttttggaattgaatcattcatgtcaaattcttaatgtcaaattct
This genomic stretch from Diospyros lotus cultivar Yz01 chromosome 1, ASM1463336v1, whole genome shotgun sequence harbors:
- the LOC127798953 gene encoding uncharacterized protein LOC127798953; the encoded protein is MAPRTRIGRMSDGLDSNQLRRDLSNTQTNTVSGKVSIPPGQEDWILKSIAKKWRNWKSFVKTNYYDPNVSLVEQMKNVPERVHEDQWKELVTFWNSDASKKKELGYYPSRSTLFIECYSKGETPGNEATSQAMGAMRELTINAPKGPRNDQNENDIYSQIMGKEKAGHVRMYGLGVCPSDLYGPTPSRTTSHRLAMSYKNELEMMEEQYMNMNE